The following DNA comes from Oreochromis niloticus isolate F11D_XX linkage group LG23, O_niloticus_UMD_NMBU, whole genome shotgun sequence.
GTGTACTCCGAGGTATTTATAGTCTCCCACAATGTCCACATCGACCCCTGGATTGAAGTAGGGGTCACGGGTTTCCTGGTCCTCCTAAAGTCCACAATCAATCAGTTCTTAGGTCTTTGTCACACTGAGCTCCAGATGAGCTCCAGGAGTCAGTCACAGCTGGGTACTCTGTCTTATCACCCTTGCTGATGCAGCCAAACACTGCtcagtcatcagaaaacttatgaagatggcaggtctctgcacagtggctgaagtctgtggtgtaatGGGCAAAGATGAAAGCAGAGAGTACGGTCCCTTGTTGTGCCACTGTGTTGAAAAtgcacatattgtggtcttcctgtagGTAATCACAATCTAGATCACAAGAGaggcatccacctgcatcgctgtcaGGTTATTATCAGCCTAATGGTATTGAATAAactggaaaagtaaaaaaacacgACCCTCACGATGCTCGCCGGCCAGTTCAGTTGGGGGTAGACACGATTGGGctggtagatgatggcgtcctcagCTCTGAGGTTGCGCTGGTAAGTCAACTGGGGCACGGGCCTTGAGGACATGGAGACTCACCCCATCGGGTCCTGGAGACTTGCCTGAGTGGAGTCTTCTCATTTGTCTCTGAACCTGGTCATGAGTGAAGGTGAAAGGTCGGGGAGGGATGTGAGGACTTTCACAGGGAGTCAACTCATTGGCTGTGTAGTCACTGGCCCCAGCTCCTCATGCTGTTGGATGGTCTGAATTCAGTGATTGTCTTCATGCCACTCGAAACCTCTCTcatgctgttctgctggagtttctaCTTCTATACATAAGATTCACTTTTATACATATTAGCAGACAAATAACAGCCTGGGGCAGCAGGCATTCAATGTTGGAGAAAACATGTCAGAGAGGAATGTTTGGAAATTAGCAAATGAGGAATGCAGCGGTGCGGCCTCATCAGCGGGTGGCTCGCTGAGCTGCtccggctcgctgagctcctccggcagcAGCTCACTGGGCTCCGCAGCTGGCGGTGCGGGCTCCTCCCGCTCTCCGAGCTCCGGCTCGCTGGGCTCCGCAGCTGGCGGTGCGGGCTGCTCCCGCTCTCCGAGCTCCGGCTCGCTGGGCTCCACAGCTGGCGGTGCGGGCTCCACaggctcgctgagctcctctGCTGGCAACGCCGGTCCCTCCGGCTCGTTGAGGTCCTCCAGCAGCGGTACGGGCTCCTCAGCGGGTGGCTCGCTGAGCTGCtccggctcgctgagctcctccggcagcAGCTCACTGGGCTCCGCAGCTGGTGGTGCGGGCTGCTCCCGCTCTCCGAGCTCCCGCTCTCCGAGCTCCGGCTCGCTGGGCTCCGCAGCTGGCAGTGCGGGCTGCTCCGGCTCGCTGAGCACCTCCGGCTGCGCTGCCGCTACTGATGGTTGATCCGGAGGTGAAGATGGTGATACGGTAGCTGCAGGTGGTGAAGATGATGGTAGAGTAGGTGATGTGGATGGTGAAGCCGAGAGCGCTGCGGTCGCTGCAGTCTGATGGAACGCTGGTGAAGAAGTAGCTGCAGAGGGCGGAGGTGATGATGGTGTGGCAGCTTCTCATGGTAGACTGGACAGCGATGCAGGAACAACAGCCGGGTGAAATGATGGCAGAGTAGGTCCGGCAGGCCTATCGACCTCCAACTGAGGATAAAGATGAGAGGCTGACTGGGCAGCAGACTGAGTTACGTGCTGGGCAGCAGACTGAGTTACGTGCTGGGCAGCTGACTGAGTTACGTGCTGGGCAGCTGACTGAGTTACGTGCTGGGCAGCTGACTGAGTTACGTGCTGGGCAGCAGACTGAGTGACTAGCTGGGCAGCAGACTGAGTTACGTGCTGGGCAGCTGACTGAGTGACTAGCTGGGCAGCAGACTGAGTTACTTGCTGGGCAGCTGACTGAGTTACGTGCTGGGCAGCTGCTACAGGCTGTGCAAGGGCTACAGGCTGTGCTACGAGGTTAGCGTTCACACAGTCCAGTGAATAAACAGATGAGGTGAGTGAAGATGAATTGTCCATATGACTCACCACAATTGGCTGAGGGAAAGTCAGGGAATCTGGCGGCGGTGAGGGGCGGCGCAAGCGTCGCTTCTTTGATGATGCCGGGGCCGGCGCGACAGGCTGAGGTTCCACCAGTCGGCCGGACAGGAGAGCAGCTGTGTGGTTTTGAGCTGCCGGTCCTTTGTCTGCTGACTCAGCAGATGCCGCGGAGGTGAGTGGAGATGTGGTGAGGTGCAGAGGGCGTGTGAACTGTTTCTCCCGCAATGGAGGGTCCAACAAGTGAGCCGCAAACGACGGTGGGGAAGCTATCTGCCTATGAAAAAACAAATAGGCAGCAAGGGCTTCCAGGGAGGTCGCCACATCCTCCTCGCCCGGACAGCCAAAACCAAAAAGCTCAAAGCAGGAACTTGCCCTCAGCATGGTTATAATCGAAATTAGTCTCTTAGTGTCCAAAAAGCTCACAGATAAGGTGGTTGATGATAGGAAGGAATCAAAAAATACGACCTGTAAGTGTCTCTGATGAGGATCTGCCCCCTGGAGAATGCTCCGACAGTAACTCCAGAGCTGGGCAAGCAACTCTTCCTGTGAGACGGTCCTTGAGTCCGCTGGGCCCATGATGGCTGGATCCTTCTGTCACAGGCTGCAATGGCAGACCGTGGAGTGGCAGTGAAAGTAGGGCCCAAACGCGAGACTCTAGTGAAGGACAGTGGATTTATTTACAGGGGGTGGAAAACGCACGACTATATACAAAATCCAGGCACTGTGGTCCCGTGGCGATTCTCCCTGAATCCCACACAGTGCAGATGTCCGTGAAAAGTGAAAAGTGGCGACTCCAAAAAACTCCTATTCCCACACCGTGACCTCAAAGCACACTCCGCTCCAGATTCCtggtaacacaaacacattaaggtTAGCAGGAAATCTATTAACTCGGAGGTTATACCAAAGCCCACGGCTGTACTGACGAGTTCTGACTCAAGGATCCAGCGTCGGCCTCAGCTCAGCTACAGTCTTAAATGCCGCTCCCTCGACGAGCGTAATCTactgcagctggcagaggacGACGAGCGGCAGGTGTGGCTGTCTCTAGAGCAGAAACACTTCCGGGTTCGCAGTCTCCTCAGCGAACCAAAACCTCCGGAAGCTCACACGGAGAAAcatggagaaaaaggagagcaaACCAAACACCACACggaaaatataaacataaacatacactAAGCATACATGAGCCCTGGGTCCCTAGACCCAGGCCATGACAAAATGTATGTTAGTTAGCGGttaaaatgtatcatttttaaaaatgtattatatttgaaattttttttatatgttggGAGGACCATTCCAAATATATAGTATCAATACCAATGTTGGCATTGGATTGatactttgttttttctaagtttagCATGTAGCCCAatgaattgtgttttttttttttttttatcacaattcagcctatagcacatttaaacaacagaagttgaACTTTAAAGACCTGAAAGACATTTCAGGTCTTTAAAGAtccagtttcaaaatacatcaaaagctgttttattgtgttgacTAATTACTGTGGAAAGAAAAAATCACAGTGATCTTGTGGTCattaaaagttttcagaatttggCAAATTGACAAAgattcatctcataaatcatgacacactgctctccctTACATAGGCTCCCTTTACAGGTTAAAAGTATTGGTAGCGGTATTGGTATTGGTAgtactggccctgtatttacttggtatcagatcaCCACCAAAATTTGCTGTATCACACAGCTCTATCTTTTGGTGCATAAATTAACCACACTAGCAAGACTATTATGCACAAACCGACTCTGGTTGtatctcctgtttttttttcagtgctccTTAATGTCTCACAGACTCATGCATAACCtttgacattttcttttatctGACTTGTAATGCTGAACAGTCCACTCACAGAGAAAACTCTTCCTCACGAAGCGCCGCCAGACACCTGGTTGACTTCGCACGTGACGCGGTTGGATGTCTGCACTTTGTTTCATCCAACAGTGCGTGCTTGTGATTTCATAGCAAGCCAAACGATTTTTGACTAAGCCTCTAAGCAATGAACATTATAGAAAGTCCATACAAGCTGAGATATATGAGTCGAGGTTGAGGGCAAAGATTTCTTACAGCAAAATATTTGCATAATGATCTTGTAATTCTTTCTGTCGTCAGAAAAAAGAGTGAATCAATCTCACTTGTACATTTTAAGTCCCACTAGTTTGCCCATTTCATCCATGTCTCTCACTGGTATGAATAGCCTATCATTAACTTATAAAAGGCAAACTCTATCATTGTCTTTGTGTCACTAATAATAACAGGTCAGAGATGTAATGCTGTTCCTCAGGGCGCTCGGTTGGCatataaaacagtgaaaaaattaattaaaagctcatttgtataaaaatgtcGACCTAAGTGCTTAGGATGAAGCATGAGGTTTCAACAGGTCAGAGATATACCGGGGAGCTTCACCGTGCAGAGCTCTAAAAGTTacaactaaaattttaaaatgaaccctAAAATTTACTGGcaaccaatgaagagaagccaaaactgGAGTAATGTGTGACCTCTTGTTTGTGCCAGTCAAAAGTAAAAAGCAattgaaatagaaaaaaaaacataacagaaGTTGAATAACACAAAATCTCACAAAATACAATGGAAGTGTttttggggagacaataacgTGATGGAACACGTGCGATGGATTGCACTGAGACACGCTTAAAAGCAGTGGAGGATTCTTCGGTGTTGTTAGGGAGAAAAAAGATGCAAGGGTAATGTGTGTTTAAAATGCACCATTCATAtaatatctgttttgtttttttgtttttttgcctgtcctgtttggctcttttgccatcagaattattgtctaaaggcaaagaaagatgcccaacggatttactttaccaaatggaccatcccagccttgccataatggtctatttgattcaccttttattgtttgttttattttattttcacttgctaaatacgggacagacttgactgggggaaagaaaggggagaaagaaagagggaaagacaaacagcggggaagagggacggggataaagggcaaaaaacgaaaaccaaacaaaataagcagataaaaaatacatatatcaatcacctggatcacctgttgagaaagaaaaaagagaaaacaagcagaaaaaaaagaacaatagaataaacaacatcacgatgatatatgggaatgtaacagtaaatactaaatattaaacattatagtgcagcacgtgagatcgacagcgcacagtgtgctttgaggtaggagccaaaaagggtgtagtttgtgtgtgtgagcacctgtgtgtacacctgtgagcatggacgcgcttgtatttaaaaggttccttcatgtaatgatctgctagagggtgtggggagccacagccccgacctccagggcatgaagcaggtatggaggagatcaagactccagacatccagaggccctcagaacacaagagaccagggaagaccaacagaggggcagctgcgccactatcccagaaagagctgaggagagccccagatgaggggtcactcagcagccgcagagcagaagccgggggggttgcagtgacgtgcccgtgagctccgccggcagccagctgtgccagagtgaccgagccccaggccgagaggccgagggcaccccacccctgATGTGGCCCGAgtgagccccaggctccaggccccgacaagcagccaccaaggagtgagccggtgcgtacctggacgcccatccccggacacaaagaaccaccaatgaaccgatgtctgagggcgtctgccactggcaggggaagtggtggggggagataggcctccataccttggagggcctgagatgtccccagagaggtggcgtctgatacccaacctgacatatagacacagacaaacaggcacacacagatacaaacatccattcccaccctcatgctctcataagcaattactcaacactcacccaatgtggagacagacataaagagacactgtacacacaatcacactccccaagcgtactctaagaaccgggtctaggtacccttgcccctggagggggaaactgcacccagacccaggtagtgttacccttttccctggggtggagagaagcagactgtcccgactccgcagcagcagggaggccccacaatccagaccccagtcggacggccaactcctcctcctagcccccccgctccaacaggcagcagagaacgggggtgtgtgaagactccaaatctccctccacccgctcatatgtagtgttgatgtatatgtgttctaaggtgcatttaaaacccaggagggcatggagctacctgccagagagcagcaggtaagcgcatagcccctcctgatagccctcaatgtctacgtgtatttaaaattgagaggtgggcaacgacgccaggggtgaggttgtacaccctgatggtcttttggattccgtgtagcgtgcccacccccaagatcctatatgtatgtgtaatgagagtgtgagtaatgtgaatgtctaagttgtgggataaaattgaggcacaggcagccagaaggggacagaagggggggatgcctcccctgcaccctggtgacacacctttaccccaaggcactgcatgtgtgggtgattgtggtggagcgggaagagggaggcagctggagatggggagggaaggaagggaggggcaagtgaccccacCCTacggccagctcccccgctgaccccagtaggcaccctcatactctgcaacccaccagggaaagggggcccaggcccatccggaccagGGCCCGGCtcagcagcgccgcccggccccacagagcctgGGACAGCCCAcacgaccccaccacagagaaaactgcacctaCCCCATcgtccactcatcttccagactacacaagacaatagacgcccaggctgagatttcctccacctctcctatatctccccctcctgcagagtgagttcctgaagagaggagatCCTGCAAGATGTAACAGCCTCCACCACCAGTTGAAGAttcccccaggtggctcgatgcactggcggcaccctgcgccagggctgagccaTTCATATAATATCAAACAATGCTGTAGATACACGTTTGATATTAGCTGTTTACTGTTAGCTTGTCACTGCAGCTGTTCTGCCATTGTGTTTTGTGAGGGTTTTAAATTAGCTTTTTTCCTGTTattatttctgttgtgttttgttccaACTCTGTTGTGActtttttatttccattgttttattcaaattcaattttggttttatttaatttcttttatttccattGCATTGGGCCTCTCTGATTAACTATGTATAACTGTGAAGAACTGTATTTATTTCCAAAAGCAGCCAAAAGATTTATTCTGTCATCCTATCACTTGTGACCACAAGAGGTCACTTTTTAGCAAACTAAAAGAGTTTATCTGCACACTTGCCTCCTCGACTTTGCTCTCATTTTCTCTACTGTTCTTACCTCTGGCCCTCTCAGTTCAAACAACTCGTGTATGTAGGCTGTGAAGCCACAGTACCAAAAATTATCAAGCCAAACCCACGTCGCTACTTTCTGTTTCTACAAGAAAAATATTTAAGCAGAGGCTCAAAGTTGAATGTGGAGGAGAGGTTTGGGCACTGGAAAAAAAGGGAACATTTCTCTATCAGTACTCAAGTGTTAAAATGACCTGAAGGCGAAATCAACTTGGAATTGCTTTGGAGAGAGATGTATAAGTGGGAgacatgcagaaaaaaataaaacaagttgtTATTTATCATCTTCTCAAGGATGTGCGTGGGCTTGCGTTGAACATACCACGCA
Coding sequences within:
- the LOC109196806 gene encoding uncharacterized protein LOC109196806: MGPADSRTVSQEELLAQLWSYCRSILQGADPHQRHLQVVFFDSFLSSTTLSVSFLDTKRLISIITMLRASSCFELFGFGCPGEEDVATSLEALAAYLFFHRQIASPPSFAAHLLDPPLREKQFTRPLHLTTSPLTSAASAESADKGPAAQNHTAALLSGRLVEPQPVAPAPASSKKRRLRRPSPPPDSLTFPQPIVVSHMDNSSSLTSSVYSLDCVNANLVAQPVALAQPVAAAQHVTQSAAQQVTQSAAQLVTQSAAQHVTQSAAQLVTQSAAQHVTQSAAQHVTQSAAQHVTQSAAQHVTQSAAQHVTQSAAQSASHLYPQLEVDRPAGPTLPSFHPAVVPASLSSLP